The following are from one region of the Gryllotalpicola protaetiae genome:
- a CDS encoding purple acid phosphatase family protein encodes MPHTAATHMLRRGRRRATVFLSAVALGATCALGGVAVAPAFAADAAPANLTGIILGVGASESQRIVTWYSSADTAQSVQLAPTSALVNGDFPAGAASFAALGAANIASSGGFNRHATLDGLQENTQYSYRVGSDGNWSTTYAFKTQSFDGPFDFLFYGDPQIGSSGDTAKDGAGWADTLDVSLAANPNAELLVSGGDQVETANTESQWDAFLGSDKLRQYPWAATIGNHDVGGKAYEQHLATPNTDRSAAYYVDGKPSGASSGGDYWYIYKDVLFIDLNSNSYATSQGGGGDAAHLAYVTSVVNQHGGDAKYTVLVYHHAIYSPADHAKDADNKVRRVDFPTTFSRLGVDLVLQGHDHSYSRSYEIKNGAKANPDEQPGDADVFTGPGGVVYVTANSASGSKYYDLTTPDNSGTSGAGNGADPLKPQDYWYNSVENQEHVRTYVKVSVQPDQLVVQDIRSGTCAAPNAAVERGNVPWCGPNSGASPAQPVGSIVDAVTIHPNHGNGQDIQVTLPETAPGDFGWTIDGRNGLVNLGTATESLGDYFEAQGEINPIAVTDTRRSLAPWSISASVTDFRDGANTFSGKYLGWSPALAQSGAGAAAGQPVQSGFDGGDGLSVSRGLGSAAQGHARGTAKLGADLDLKVPTSVSKGSYRGTLTITALSE; translated from the coding sequence ATGCCACACACCGCGGCAACGCACATGCTGCGCCGCGGCCGCCGCCGAGCGACCGTGTTCCTCTCCGCAGTCGCGCTCGGCGCGACCTGCGCCCTCGGCGGTGTCGCCGTCGCGCCTGCCTTCGCAGCCGACGCGGCCCCCGCCAACCTCACCGGCATCATCCTGGGCGTCGGCGCCTCGGAGTCCCAGCGCATCGTCACCTGGTACTCCTCCGCCGACACCGCCCAGTCGGTGCAGCTCGCCCCCACCAGCGCACTGGTGAACGGCGACTTCCCTGCCGGGGCGGCGAGCTTCGCAGCGCTCGGGGCGGCGAACATCGCCTCGAGCGGCGGCTTCAACCGCCACGCCACACTCGACGGGCTGCAGGAGAACACGCAGTACTCCTACCGCGTCGGCAGCGACGGCAACTGGTCGACGACGTACGCCTTCAAGACGCAGTCCTTCGACGGCCCGTTCGACTTCCTGTTCTACGGCGACCCGCAGATCGGCTCGTCGGGCGACACCGCGAAGGACGGCGCAGGCTGGGCCGACACGCTCGATGTGTCGCTCGCCGCGAACCCCAACGCCGAGCTGCTCGTCTCGGGCGGCGACCAGGTCGAGACCGCGAACACGGAGTCCCAGTGGGACGCGTTCCTCGGCTCGGACAAGCTGCGCCAGTACCCGTGGGCGGCGACCATCGGAAACCACGACGTCGGCGGCAAAGCGTACGAGCAGCACCTCGCCACGCCGAACACCGACCGCAGTGCGGCGTACTACGTGGACGGCAAGCCGAGCGGCGCCAGCTCAGGCGGGGACTACTGGTACATCTACAAGGACGTGCTGTTCATCGACCTGAACAGCAACAGCTACGCCACCTCGCAGGGAGGCGGCGGCGACGCCGCACACCTCGCGTACGTCACCTCCGTCGTGAACCAGCACGGCGGCGACGCGAAGTACACGGTCCTCGTCTACCACCACGCCATCTACTCGCCGGCCGACCACGCGAAGGACGCCGACAACAAGGTGCGCCGCGTGGACTTCCCGACCACGTTCTCCCGCCTCGGCGTCGACCTTGTGCTGCAGGGCCACGACCACAGCTACTCGCGCAGCTACGAGATCAAGAACGGCGCGAAGGCGAACCCGGACGAGCAGCCCGGCGACGCCGACGTGTTCACGGGCCCCGGCGGCGTCGTGTACGTGACCGCGAACTCGGCATCGGGCTCGAAGTACTACGATCTCACCACGCCGGACAACAGCGGGACGAGCGGCGCAGGCAACGGCGCCGACCCCCTGAAGCCGCAGGACTACTGGTACAACTCGGTCGAGAACCAGGAGCACGTGCGCACGTACGTGAAGGTGTCGGTGCAGCCCGACCAGCTGGTCGTGCAGGACATCCGCAGCGGCACCTGCGCGGCGCCCAACGCCGCGGTCGAGCGCGGCAATGTCCCGTGGTGCGGCCCGAACAGCGGCGCGTCACCAGCCCAGCCCGTCGGGTCGATCGTGGACGCGGTGACGATCCACCCGAACCACGGCAATGGCCAGGACATCCAGGTGACGTTGCCCGAAACCGCCCCCGGCGACTTCGGCTGGACGATCGATGGCCGCAATGGCCTCGTGAACCTGGGCACCGCGACCGAGAGCCTCGGCGACTACTTCGAGGCGCAGGGCGAGATCAACCCGATCGCAGTCACCGACACCCGCCGCTCTCTCGCGCCTTGGTCGATCTCGGCCAGCGTGACCGACTTCCGCGACGGCGCCAACACCTTCTCGGGGAAGTACCTCGGCTGGTCGCCGGCGCTCGCCCAGAGCGGCGCGGGCGCCGCGGCGGGACAGCCCGTGCAGTCGGGCTTCGACGGCGGTGACGGCCTGTCCGTCTCGCGCGGTCTCGGCTCGGCGGCACAGGGTCACGCGCGCGGCACCGCCAAGCTCGGCGCGGATCTGGACCTCAAAGTCCCGACCAGCGTGAGCAAGGGCAGCTACCGCGGCACGCTCACCATCACGGCTCTGAGCGAGTAG